TGGATTATCTGGCGGCGGGATTTGATCCCAAAAAAAGCGTTTGTTTTTTGCAATCACAGGTGCCGCAACTGGCAGAGTTAACCATGATTTTTTCCAATTTGGTGACGTTGCCGCGTTTGTTGCGGAATCCAACGGTTAGGGAAGAGATGGGTAAGATGGGGTTGGGGAATCGGGTGCCTTACGGGTTTGTGGGATATCCGGTGTCTCAGGCGGCGGATATTTTGCTTTTTCGTCCGCGATATGTGCCGGTGGGGCCAGATCAAAGACCCCATATTGAACTGGCGCAGGAAGTGGCTGCGCGATTTAATCGGATTTATGGCGAGGTGTTTCCCATTCCCGATGGCGTTTATGGCACGCGCTTGAAGGGCACAGATGGTCAGAGTAAGATGGGGAAGAGCTACGGCAATGCTATTGATTTGTCGGATAGAGAAACGTCTGTGCGGGCAAAGGTGATGAATATGGTTACCGATCCGGGGCGGGTGCGGGCAACTGATCCGGGAAATCCCGGTGTGTGTTCGGCATTTCACTATCGAGAGGTGTTTGATGAAGAGAATGCCGAGCAGGTGGCAAGGGCCTGCCGCAGTGGTTCGGTTGGCTGTACGACGTGTAAAGGCGCGTTGGCAGATGTGCTGAATGATTTTATGACGCCGTTTCGGATACGTCGCAAGGGTTTTGAAGAACAGTCCGATCTGGTGCGCGATATTTTGAATCTGGGCGGTTCGAGGGCGCGTATTGAAGGGCAACGCACACTGGAACACGTCAAGGAGGTGATGGGGATGGGGTATAATGCGTTGATGGGGTGAGGAGGTTATTTTTTAATTTTTAGCTGGGCGAAGATGGCTTCCCAGCGTTCGGGGTGGCTTTCGTGGGTGTTGAGGGGCTGGAAGCCCGCGTCGAGGTAGGTTTTGATAGCCGGTAGGCGCCAGTCATCGGTTTTGAGATGTGCTTTTTGATAGCCCAGATCTTTTAAGCGATGGAGGACGAGGGCGTTGAGCAAATGCCCGAGTCCTTTGCCGCGGTGGTCTGCGTGCGCGGCGACCATGTGAACTTCACCTGTTTCTGGCGATTGGCCGGGTGTTTTCCAGGCACACGCACTGGCTATAGGGTCGTCGTTGTGGGTGATGAAAAAGAGGTTCTCTGCCTGGAAGCGGGGATCGCGGATCAATTGCGCTCGGCATTTCTCCGTTGTCCAGTTGCTGCCTACATTGCCTTCCATGATGCGACACCAGGCGGCTTCGTCACCCGAACGATAGGTGCGTGTGGCATAACCGGTAATTTGCTGAATTTCGGGCAGGTTATTGAGGTGGTCGCGAAACATTTCGAGTTGCGGCAGGTGTTCGACAGGAGGGGCGAATAGTTTTTTGAGCCAGTTGAACATGTGTTTTCCATCTTTTAATGCGCTTCCAGCCAGGTATTTCCCATGCCCATTTCCACGACAATTGGCACGGACATTGGCAGGGCATTCTTCATCGCGTCTTCGATTAGGGGCATCGCGATATCGGCTTCGTCTTTGTGCATGTCAAAGACGAGTTCGTCGTGTACTTGTAGCAGCATGCGCGTTTTTAAGTCCCGTTCAAACAAGGCATCCTGGACGCGGCGCATCGCAATTTTAATCATGTCGGCCGCTGTGCCCTGAATCCGCGAGTTGATTGCGTTGCGCTCGGCACTTTTGCGCGTGGTGGCATTGCGCGAGTGGATATCCCGCAGATATCGCCTGCGTCCCGTCATGGTTTCCACATATCCGTGTTCTCGCGCAAAGTCAATGGTGTCATCCATGTACTTTTTTGCGCCGGGAAATTGCTCAAAATATTGCTCGATTAAATTACCGGCTTCAAATCTCGGAATATTCAGGCGTTGCGCCAGACCAAAGGCAGAAATTCCATAAATAATGCCAAAGTTTACAGTTTTTGCCTGCCGGCGCATGTCGTCGGTTACATCGCGTTCGTCCAATCCGTAAATTTTCATTGCGGTTGCCGCATGGATATCCAGGCCTTCTCGAAATGCTCTGTGCATCTCTTCATCGCGACTCAGTTCAGCCGCTACGCGCAATTCTATCTGCGAATAGTCTGCTGACAAGAGCGTGTAATTTTCATTGCGAGGTACAAAGGCTTTGCGAATTTCGCGTCCCTTTTCCGTGCGAATGGGAATATTTTGTAGATTTGGTCCATGCGATTGCAACCGCCCGGTGGCTGTGACGGCCTGCTCGTAGTGCGTGTGGATGTGTCCGGTACCCTTAAATACCGCGCCCGGCAACATATCCAGATAGGTGGATTTCAGTTTTGAATATGTTCGATATTCCAAAATTTGTTCTACTATTTCGTGTTTATAAGCCAACCGCTGCAAAATTGATTCCCCTGTTTGATATTGCTTTGTCTTAGCTGTGCGCCGCGCATTGGGATCGAGTTTCAATTTTTCAAATAGGATATCGCCCAATTGCTTGGGGGAGTTTAAATTAAATGTTTCACCAGCCAGGTCGTAAATGCGCTGTCGGATGGCGACTAATTCATCCTGCAGGTCTTCCGAAAGTGCTTCGATTACAGATGCTTCCATGCGAATGCCTTCGTATTCCATTTGCGCCAGTACAGATACCAGCGGGCATTCTATGTCTTCAAATACGCGCGTTTGTCCCATTTCTTTGATTTTGGGGCGCAGAGCTTCGGACAGTTGCAAGGTGATGTCCGCATCTTCGGCTGCGTATTCTGCTACTTTGTCCAGGGGGACTTCGCGCAGGGTTTTTTGTTCTTTGCCCTTTTCTTTTTCGCCGATTAAAGACTCAATTTTAATGGGTTCATATCCCAGTAATGCCAGCGACAGAGAATCCATGCCGCGACGCATTTCGGGTGCGGTCACATAAGCGGCGAGCATGGTATCAAAAGCCAGTCCCTGAACTCTGATGCCTTGCCACAATAATACGGCGAGGTCAAATTTGAGATTGTGTCCGATTTTCTCGGTGTTCGGATTTTCCAAAATTCCGCGGAATTCTTCCAATACGGTCTTATTTTTATCCGGGTCTTCTGGCATTGGTACGTAATATCCCGTGTGTGGTTGAAATGAAAAGGCGATACCGAGCATTTCACACGTTCTCGGGTTTAGTCCCGTTGTTTCTGTATCAAAACAAAACGCCTTTTGCTGTGCCAATTTTTCGATCAATGCTGCGCGCTTTTCCGGGGTATCCACGAGGTGATATGTGTGTTCGACATCCGCAATGGTTTTGTGTGTTGATACGCCCGCTACCGCTGTTTCATCGCCGAAGAGCGAGATTTGTTGCTGATCTATATTAAAATCATTTCCAAATAGCCGTTTGCCCAGTGTGCTGAATTCCAATTCTGCGAACAGGGTTTTCAATTTTTGTTCGTCTCGTGTTTTCACTGCGAGATCATCTAATCCAAAGTCCAACGGTACGTTGAGGTGGATGGTGACCAGTTCCTTTGACAGCAGAGCCTGTTCTCTATATGTCTCTACATTTTCTTTTTGTTTGCCTTTCAATTCATCGACGTGATCGAGCAATCCCTCCACACTGTCGTACTGCGCGATCAATTTTTGTGCGGTTTTTGGCCCTATGCCCGGTACGCCCGGCACATTATCACTCGAATCGCCCATTAGCCCCAGCATGTCGATTACCTGATCTACGCGCTCAATTTCCCATTGTTCCAGTATCTCTGGAACGCCCAGGATCTCAGCACCGTCGCCCGTGCGTCCGGGTTTGCTGATGAATGTTTTATTTGAGACGAGTTGTGCGTAGTCTTTATCAGGGGTTACCATATATGTTGTAAACCCGAATTTTTCAGCTTCTTTTGCCAGTGTGCCGATTACGTCGTCGGCTTCATAACCCGGTTTGCGGATGACGGGCACGTTGAACGCTTCACACATTTGGTCGATGTAGGGCAGCGCGCCACTTATGTCTTCGGGCATTTTTTCTCGTTGTGCCTTGTATTCTTTGTATATCTCGTCCCGAAATGTCGGTTCTGGCGTGTCGAAGACCACGGCCAAATGCGAGGGTTGTGTGTTGCCCAAAATATCCAATAGGGTATTGGCAAAAACGAATAACGACGAGGTGTTCAGTCCTTTTGATGTCATCCTCGGACTGCGTATCAGCGCAAAATGTCCTCGATAGACCAGTGCCATGCCGTCTAATAAATACAGGGTTTTGTCTGCCATTTCTGATCCTTTCAGCGTTTCATTTCCTCTTCAACCCGCAAAAATGCACCGCGATCCCAATACTGCTTTTTTGTTATGACACCCGTCGAGTCCCAATATGTCCAGATTCCGTCGGGTTCTCCTTCTATGTAATTCACTTCTTTTTCTTTTTTTCCGTTTGCATACCACCAGGTCGAGAGACCATGTCGCCCACCGTTTTCCCACGTCCCCATGTTTTTTTGCTGTCCGTTTTTGTACCATTCTGTCACTACGCCTTCGGGCTTGCCATCTACCCAGTCCATTTCTCCCTGTTTTTGTCCGTTTTCATACCAGTGTGTCCAAACGCCCACTTTTATGTCTTGTTCGTATTTGCCAACCGAACGCTGGCGACCACTTTCGTAAAATGACTGGTATAACCCATGTCTGAAATACCTTTTGTGAGCGTCATCCCAATACACATAGTATTCTTCGTGTCCATCTTTTACCAATTGAACATCGGGTCCACACGCAGATAGCGCGATACCAAGCGCGATAAGTCCCAATTGACGCCACATGTTTTTACCTGATTTTTGAAGATAGTTCGAAGGGAGACTCAAAACGTGTCGGTTGCTTTGCTTCTTTAATCACTTGTAAAAGTGATTCGATGTCCTCATGCGTGACATAGGGCGGTTTTTCCATTGCTTTGATAATGCGTTGCGAAGTTGGATTTTTTTTCTTTGCTCCGGCGATGATTTCTTCTCCTTGGCTTTCCATGTTAGAAATTCGAGGTAGTCTTTCAGTTGTTCCATTTCTCGATCAGGAAGCCCATCCACACCCCTACGATTCAGACCGCGAAGCCTCTTTCCAATAAGTGGCACTCAGTCGGTCAAGCGCATCGCATTTAATTCACAGATGTCTCGCTTTTCATTTTTATCGTTTGCTGATGCTTTCGCAGCAACTCGGTACGTTCTCGCCAGAACGCTAGTTGTTCTTTGAGTGTCATGTTTGCTACTTGATTGTAGATTCGTTCTGCGCCACGGCGTTTCATCTCAACGCAATCAAATGTCTTTTTCGTCTTCATAATTAATCGCCTCATGAGGGGAATGGATAGCAATATTTGAGTATCCAGAAAGTGTGTTTACCGCATTGTATAGCGGAATTTTTGAAAAATGTACGATATGTTTGAAATTCCAACTTACAATCATTGAGCAGCCTCCTATGGTGGCTA
This window of the Gemmatimonadota bacterium genome carries:
- a CDS encoding GNAT family N-acetyltransferase → MFNWLKKLFAPPVEHLPQLEMFRDHLNNLPEIQQITGYATRTYRSGDEAAWCRIMEGNVGSNWTTEKCRAQLIRDPRFQAENLFFITHNDDPIASACAWKTPGQSPETGEVHMVAAHADHRGKGLGHLLNALVLHRLKDLGYQKAHLKTDDWRLPAIKTYLDAGFQPLNTHESHPERWEAIFAQLKIKK
- a CDS encoding toxin-antitoxin system YwqK family antitoxin: MWRQLGLIALGIALSACGPDVQLVKDGHEEYYVYWDDAHKRYFRHGLYQSFYESGRQRSVGKYEQDIKVGVWTHWYENGQKQGEMDWVDGKPEGVVTEWYKNGQQKNMGTWENGGRHGLSTWWYANGKKEKEVNYIEGEPDGIWTYWDSTGVITKKQYWDRGAFLRVEEEMKR
- the polA gene encoding DNA polymerase I, translating into MADKTLYLLDGMALVYRGHFALIRSPRMTSKGLNTSSLFVFANTLLDILGNTQPSHLAVVFDTPEPTFRDEIYKEYKAQREKMPEDISGALPYIDQMCEAFNVPVIRKPGYEADDVIGTLAKEAEKFGFTTYMVTPDKDYAQLVSNKTFISKPGRTGDGAEILGVPEILEQWEIERVDQVIDMLGLMGDSSDNVPGVPGIGPKTAQKLIAQYDSVEGLLDHVDELKGKQKENVETYREQALLSKELVTIHLNVPLDFGLDDLAVKTRDEQKLKTLFAELEFSTLGKRLFGNDFNIDQQQISLFGDETAVAGVSTHKTIADVEHTYHLVDTPEKRAALIEKLAQQKAFCFDTETTGLNPRTCEMLGIAFSFQPHTGYYVPMPEDPDKNKTVLEEFRGILENPNTEKIGHNLKFDLAVLLWQGIRVQGLAFDTMLAAYVTAPEMRRGMDSLSLALLGYEPIKIESLIGEKEKGKEQKTLREVPLDKVAEYAAEDADITLQLSEALRPKIKEMGQTRVFEDIECPLVSVLAQMEYEGIRMEASVIEALSEDLQDELVAIRQRIYDLAGETFNLNSPKQLGDILFEKLKLDPNARRTAKTKQYQTGESILQRLAYKHEIVEQILEYRTYSKLKSTYLDMLPGAVFKGTGHIHTHYEQAVTATGRLQSHGPNLQNIPIRTEKGREIRKAFVPRNENYTLLSADYSQIELRVAAELSRDEEMHRAFREGLDIHAATAMKIYGLDERDVTDDMRRQAKTVNFGIIYGISAFGLAQRLNIPRFEAGNLIEQYFEQFPGAKKYMDDTIDFAREHGYVETMTGRRRYLRDIHSRNATTRKSAERNAINSRIQGTAADMIKIAMRRVQDALFERDLKTRMLLQVHDELVFDMHKDEADIAMPLIEDAMKNALPMSVPIVVEMGMGNTWLEAH
- the trpS gene encoding tryptophan--tRNA ligase — translated: MSRTIVLTGDRPTGKMHLGHYVGSLKNRFEMQDEFQCFFMIADYQALTTHRDRTEDLEHHVREMVLDYLAAGFDPKKSVCFLQSQVPQLAELTMIFSNLVTLPRLLRNPTVREEMGKMGLGNRVPYGFVGYPVSQAADILLFRPRYVPVGPDQRPHIELAQEVAARFNRIYGEVFPIPDGVYGTRLKGTDGQSKMGKSYGNAIDLSDRETSVRAKVMNMVTDPGRVRATDPGNPGVCSAFHYREVFDEENAEQVARACRSGSVGCTTCKGALADVLNDFMTPFRIRRKGFEEQSDLVRDILNLGGSRARIEGQRTLEHVKEVMGMGYNALMG